In Ferribacterium limneticum, a genomic segment contains:
- a CDS encoding FemAB family XrtA/PEP-CTERM system-associated protein, whose translation MEIKQLSLSDMANSARWEAFVLACPEATFFHRAAWQGVLRDVFRHPTYFLYAEQDGEILGVLPLAHIKSRLFGNSLIALPFAVYGGVAASSPEAATALEQEAQALARRLDVDHLEFRNTSLRHADWPTQDLYVTFRKAILPEVEANMLAIPRKQRAMVRKGINNGLTSTVDRKSDRFFKLFADNVHRHGTPALPKLYFDTLLQVFGDDCEILTVTTSEGEPLSSVLSFYFRDEVLPYYAGDDEAARNFAANDFKYWELMRRSCERGIKIFDYGRSKVGTGPYSFKKNWGFEPQPLHYEYCLYKRDSIPQNNPNNAKYKLLIETWRRMPVSLANFIGPHIVRNLG comes from the coding sequence ATGGAGATTAAGCAGCTCTCCCTGTCCGATATGGCAAACTCGGCGCGCTGGGAGGCATTCGTCCTCGCCTGTCCGGAAGCCACGTTTTTTCATCGCGCCGCCTGGCAAGGCGTTCTCCGCGATGTTTTCCGCCACCCAACCTACTTTCTCTATGCCGAACAGGATGGAGAAATCCTCGGGGTATTGCCGCTGGCCCACATCAAGAGCCGGCTCTTTGGCAATTCGCTGATCGCCCTGCCCTTTGCTGTCTACGGCGGCGTTGCAGCATCCAGCCCGGAAGCGGCTACCGCACTTGAACAAGAAGCACAGGCATTAGCGCGCAGGCTGGATGTCGATCATCTCGAATTTCGTAACACCAGCCTCCGTCATGCCGACTGGCCGACGCAGGATCTCTACGTCACTTTCCGTAAGGCAATCCTGCCCGAGGTCGAAGCCAACATGCTGGCCATTCCGCGCAAACAGCGGGCCATGGTCCGAAAAGGCATCAACAATGGCCTGACTTCCACGGTCGACCGGAAATCTGACCGATTTTTCAAATTGTTTGCCGACAACGTTCACCGGCACGGCACCCCGGCCCTACCCAAGCTCTATTTCGATACCCTGCTCCAGGTCTTTGGCGACGACTGCGAAATCCTCACCGTCACGACATCTGAAGGCGAACCGCTCAGCAGCGTCCTTTCCTTCTATTTCCGCGACGAAGTTCTACCCTACTACGCCGGCGACGACGAAGCGGCACGCAACTTTGCCGCCAACGACTTCAAATACTGGGAATTGATGCGCCGCAGTTGCGAACGCGGCATCAAGATTTTCGACTATGGCCGCAGCAAGGTCGGCACCGGCCCCTATTCGTTCAAGAAAAACTGGGGCTTCGAGCCACAACCGCTGCATTACGAATATTGCCTCTACAAACGCGACAGCATTCCGCAGAACAACCCGAACAACGCCAAGTACAAGCTGCTGATCGAAACCTGGCGGCGCATGCCGGTTAGTCTGGCCAATTTTATCGGCCCGCACATCGTGCGCAATCTGGGCTGA
- a CDS encoding XrtA-associated tyrosine autokinase: protein MSLIEQAAKRLEQLRQAGVELPEESVLAAKIVAPCPVEPPIASAVTPAVPVAQPSEAKIKPTSPCSPEVKLDLEAISASGLLVPNATRSQLADEFRVIKRPLIANAMGRGAAPIPNGNLVMVTSALPGEGKSFSAINLAISIAMELDNTVMLVDADVARPSILNMLGLPPSKGLLDVLQDNSVDISGVLLRTNIEKLSILPSGTAHPRATELLASDAMIRLLDDMANRYSDRIIVFDSPPLLLTTESRVLATHMGQVVIVVNAENTVQSAVKQAISTIQACPVKLMLLNQVRAAKTDGYGYGYGYGYGYGHEK, encoded by the coding sequence ATGAGTCTGATCGAGCAAGCAGCCAAGCGCCTTGAGCAACTCCGTCAAGCTGGCGTCGAACTTCCAGAAGAGTCGGTACTCGCTGCAAAAATAGTTGCCCCCTGCCCAGTCGAACCGCCTATTGCAAGCGCTGTGACACCGGCAGTCCCGGTTGCACAACCAAGCGAAGCGAAAATCAAACCCACATCGCCGTGCAGCCCCGAAGTCAAATTGGATCTAGAAGCCATATCAGCTTCTGGTCTGCTTGTACCTAATGCAACCCGCAGTCAATTGGCAGATGAGTTCCGCGTCATCAAACGTCCGCTGATCGCCAATGCCATGGGTCGAGGTGCAGCACCGATACCGAATGGCAATCTGGTTATGGTAACCAGTGCATTGCCTGGAGAAGGCAAGAGTTTTTCAGCGATCAATCTGGCAATCAGCATCGCCATGGAACTCGACAATACCGTCATGTTGGTCGACGCTGATGTTGCCCGCCCCTCCATACTCAATATGCTCGGCCTGCCTCCAAGCAAAGGGTTGCTTGACGTACTGCAGGATAATTCTGTCGACATTTCCGGTGTCCTGCTGCGAACAAATATTGAAAAGCTATCCATCCTTCCAAGTGGCACGGCCCACCCCCGTGCTACCGAGTTGCTGGCCAGCGATGCCATGATTCGGTTACTGGACGATATGGCAAATCGCTACAGCGACCGGATCATCGTATTCGATTCTCCACCCTTGCTACTTACTACCGAATCACGAGTTCTTGCCACCCACATGGGACAAGTGGTCATTGTCGTCAATGCTGAAAATACTGTGCAGTCGGCAGTTAAGCAGGCGATTTCAACCATTCAAGCCTGCCCGGTCAAATTGATGCTTCTCAATCAGGTTCGAGCAGCAAAAACCGATGGGTATGGGTACGGCTATGGGTACGGCTATGGGTACGGACATGAAAAATAG
- a CDS encoding TIGR03016 family PEP-CTERM system-associated outer membrane protein: protein MKNSTLRLTRTTGLVIATLWINAAVGQESANANTGTQGQAFVIKPRITLIETWTDNVAVSGGQGSKESGFITQLAPGVRIDAKTARLKAYFDYALTGTFYSTSSANSSTQNSLNTFGTLEAVSNWMYLDFSGLIAQQTISAFGAQSPSNANINTNSSETSTYRLSPYIRGQIAGVADYTLRYNWSTTQSNTSAASDIELSDWAGLLHGSTPFQNLKWSVNATQQNASYSRGQRTEAQRLYAIGTYTVVPQFRVSLSGGQESNNYASQNTESKQTHGYGFDWTPTERTQISAFKERRFFGDGHRYSLSHRFPLSSIRYSDTKDVSVMPPQSTVVGLGTLFDLVSELCRQQYINDTDPNQLDQVVSTCANNWFINRPGFSPNALAYSGFLSSRATILRSQQLALALQGVRNTLTLLFNRSESQSTLASSTIGDDFSSNNTNNIRQRGISFNLSHKLSAISSINIMASRQESTSTGTSALKATTMMYQANLTSKLGAKTTGGLSIRRTEFDNSTNAYTENALIGTLSVIF from the coding sequence ATGAAAAATAGCACCCTGCGCCTGACTCGCACCACTGGATTGGTTATAGCTACCCTGTGGATAAACGCCGCGGTAGGCCAAGAGTCTGCTAACGCAAACACAGGAACACAAGGCCAAGCCTTCGTTATCAAGCCACGAATTACACTGATCGAGACTTGGACGGATAACGTCGCTGTCAGTGGCGGCCAAGGTAGCAAGGAGAGCGGTTTCATTACCCAGTTGGCCCCAGGCGTACGCATCGATGCGAAGACCGCTCGTCTCAAGGCTTATTTCGACTACGCATTGACCGGCACTTTCTACTCAACATCATCGGCCAATAGCAGTACGCAAAATTCCCTTAACACCTTCGGTACACTTGAAGCTGTATCAAACTGGATGTATCTGGACTTCAGCGGTCTCATAGCACAGCAGACGATATCGGCGTTCGGCGCACAATCACCCAGCAACGCCAATATCAATACGAATAGTTCGGAAACCTCGACCTATCGCCTTTCTCCGTATATTCGCGGACAAATAGCGGGGGTTGCCGACTACACCTTACGCTACAACTGGTCGACAACTCAATCCAACACATCGGCCGCCTCTGATATCGAACTTTCCGATTGGGCTGGGCTGTTACATGGAAGCACCCCATTCCAAAACCTGAAATGGTCTGTCAACGCAACCCAGCAAAATGCAAGCTACAGTCGCGGGCAAAGGACCGAGGCACAACGTCTGTATGCAATAGGGACCTATACCGTTGTTCCGCAATTCCGTGTTTCACTAAGCGGTGGCCAGGAGTCCAATAACTATGCGTCGCAGAATACTGAGAGCAAGCAGACCCATGGCTACGGCTTCGACTGGACACCAACTGAGCGCACGCAGATTTCTGCCTTCAAGGAACGTCGTTTTTTTGGCGATGGTCACCGCTATAGCCTGAGTCACCGTTTTCCGCTAAGCAGCATTCGCTATTCAGACACCAAGGATGTATCCGTAATGCCCCCCCAATCAACCGTGGTTGGCTTGGGAACACTATTCGATCTTGTTTCTGAATTATGCAGACAGCAATATATCAACGATACTGATCCCAATCAACTGGATCAGGTCGTATCTACTTGTGCCAACAACTGGTTTATCAATAGACCTGGATTCTCGCCAAATGCTTTGGCTTACAGTGGTTTCCTAAGCTCCAGAGCCACCATTCTACGCAGCCAACAATTGGCCTTGGCTCTGCAGGGGGTAAGAAATACCCTTACCCTGTTGTTCAATCGCAGCGAGAGCCAATCAACTCTCGCCTCATCGACTATCGGCGACGATTTCTCTTCGAATAACACGAACAATATTCGCCAACGTGGCATCAGCTTCAATCTCTCGCATAAATTGAGCGCTATTTCGAGCATCAACATAATGGCATCACGTCAGGAAAGCACCAGCACCGGCACCAGCGCACTTAAAGCCACGACCATGATGTACCAAGCCAATCTCACCTCCAAGCTAGGCGCAAAAACCACGGGGGGTCTCAGCATCCGCCGTACCGAGTTCGACAACTCGACCAACGCCTACACCGAAAACGCGCTCATCGGCACCCTCTCGGTCATTTTCTAG
- the wecB gene encoding non-hydrolyzing UDP-N-acetylglucosamine 2-epimerase has translation MPNTWPAELGPVICVVGARPNFMKMAPILRAFATHQPAIPTLLVHTGQHYDRDMNDKLFEDLRLPHPDINLEVGSGSHAVQTAEVMRRFEPVVDEKKPSCVLVVGDVNSTLACTLVAVKKGIPVVHVEAGLRSYDRGMPEEINRVLTDQVADLLYTTERSAADNLAREGIAAERIRFVGNVMIDSLLSNREFARKPADCLNASGIDPALIKGKEGFGIVTMHRPSNVDHQDVLESLLNVLREISESIPLVFALHPRTKANIERFDLGHLINSARMIMLPPQGYLEMHGLMSNARIVLTDSGGLQEETTALGVPCLTMRENTERPITVEQGTNTMVGRDVGAIRHHAAEVLAGRGKSGRVPEFWDGHTAERIAADLAGWLIENQGRR, from the coding sequence ATGCCTAACACTTGGCCAGCCGAACTCGGTCCTGTCATATGCGTGGTCGGCGCTCGCCCCAATTTCATGAAAATGGCGCCCATCCTGCGCGCCTTCGCCACGCACCAGCCAGCCATTCCGACTCTTCTGGTTCATACCGGTCAACATTACGACCGCGACATGAACGACAAATTGTTCGAGGACTTGCGGCTTCCGCACCCCGATATCAATCTCGAAGTTGGCTCGGGTAGCCACGCCGTTCAGACAGCCGAGGTGATGCGCCGCTTCGAGCCGGTCGTTGACGAAAAGAAACCCTCCTGCGTCCTGGTAGTCGGCGATGTCAATTCGACTCTTGCGTGCACGCTGGTAGCAGTCAAGAAAGGGATTCCGGTTGTTCACGTCGAAGCTGGCCTGCGCAGCTACGACCGCGGCATGCCCGAAGAAATAAACCGCGTCCTGACAGACCAGGTCGCCGACCTGCTCTACACCACGGAACGCAGCGCTGCCGATAATCTGGCGCGAGAAGGCATTGCTGCCGAACGTATTCGCTTTGTCGGCAATGTCATGATCGACTCACTTCTAAGCAACCGGGAATTTGCACGCAAACCGGCCGACTGTCTGAATGCATCGGGTATTGACCCGGCCCTGATCAAAGGGAAAGAGGGCTTCGGCATTGTTACCATGCACCGCCCTTCCAATGTTGACCATCAGGACGTGCTGGAATCCTTGCTTAATGTGCTACGCGAAATTTCGGAATCCATTCCGCTGGTCTTCGCGTTGCATCCGCGCACGAAGGCGAATATCGAACGCTTTGATTTGGGCCACTTGATCAACAGCGCGCGCATGATCATGCTTCCCCCCCAGGGCTATCTGGAAATGCACGGCTTGATGTCCAATGCACGAATCGTGCTGACCGACTCGGGTGGCCTGCAGGAAGAAACTACGGCCCTCGGCGTACCTTGCCTGACCATGCGCGAAAATACCGAACGCCCGATTACGGTCGAGCAAGGCACCAACACCATGGTCGGCCGGGATGTCGGCGCCATTCGTCATCACGCAGCCGAAGTTCTGGCTGGCCGGGGCAAAAGTGGGCGCGTGCCGGAGTTCTGGGATGGCCATACGGCCGAACGGATCGCCGCCGATCTCGCAGGCTGGCTGATCGAGAACCAAGGGCGACGTTAA
- a CDS encoding XrtA system polysaccharide deacetylase, which translates to MTKPTVAPCNALTIDVEDYFQVSAFAPHIPRSDWAIRECRVERNVDCILAMLDKHDTKGTFFTLGWLAERYPQVVRRIVDNGHELASHGYGHERASDQTPESFFADINLAKLILEDISGHDVKGYRAPSFSIGEKNLWAFECLERAGYRYSSSIYPIRHDHYGMPNAPRHAHTIGSLVEIPCTTLRFLNRNWPASGGGYFRLMPYSLSRWMIERINRVDQLPAVFYFHPWEVDTGQPRIPGISAKTRFRHYVNIHRMEQRLNRLLADFEWGRMDELFLEPLGNTNGD; encoded by the coding sequence ATGACGAAGCCGACCGTTGCTCCGTGCAATGCGCTGACCATTGACGTCGAGGATTATTTTCAGGTTTCGGCATTCGCACCGCATATCCCGCGCTCAGACTGGGCCATTCGTGAATGTCGCGTCGAGCGCAATGTAGATTGCATACTTGCCATGCTCGACAAGCATGACACCAAGGGCACTTTCTTCACGTTGGGATGGCTGGCTGAGCGTTACCCGCAGGTTGTCCGGCGCATTGTCGACAATGGCCATGAACTGGCGAGCCATGGCTACGGTCATGAACGGGCCAGCGACCAGACTCCGGAGAGTTTTTTTGCCGATATCAATCTGGCCAAGCTGATTCTCGAAGATATTTCCGGCCATGACGTAAAGGGCTATCGCGCGCCGAGTTTCTCAATCGGCGAGAAAAATCTGTGGGCCTTCGAGTGTCTGGAGCGAGCCGGCTACCGTTACAGCTCAAGCATCTATCCGATTCGTCACGACCACTATGGCATGCCGAACGCACCGCGCCACGCCCACACCATCGGCAGTCTCGTCGAGATACCGTGCACAACGCTGCGCTTTCTAAACCGGAACTGGCCCGCCAGTGGCGGCGGTTATTTCCGGCTGATGCCCTATAGCCTATCCCGCTGGATGATCGAACGGATCAACCGGGTCGACCAACTCCCGGCCGTGTTCTATTTTCACCCGTGGGAAGTCGACACCGGACAACCCAGAATCCCCGGAATCAGCGCCAAGACCCGCTTCCGTCATTACGTCAATATTCACCGGATGGAGCAACGGCTGAATCGCCTGCTTGCCGATTTTGAATGGGGCCGGATGGACGAGCTGTTTCTCGAGCCGCTTGGTAACACCAATGGAGATTAA
- a CDS encoding XrtA/PEP-CTERM system-associated ATPase yields the protein MYKSFYGLTSKPFQLNPDPAFYFGSKQHLRAQAYLEYGMHQNEGFIVITGEVGAGKTTIVRGLLDSLDPEKVVAAQLVSTQLDADDTLRLVGAAFGLRTKDVAKSDVLMSLEAFLISMTAKGKRCLLVVDEAQNLTARAVEELRMLSNFQYGNTALLQSFLIGQPEFRQILQSPHMMQFRQRVIAACHIGPLDVSETQAYIEHRLHHAGATDSPSFTSAAYEAIFKASSGIPRRINSVCDRLLLFGFLNQQKNFDMADVEEVAREIFEETIGGSTQVQMQYALNDGSGVSALSNPLAPGSPGEHSRPPQELLAALNAEHVAERLARLESSLIQLERINGATLQLLQQVFAQHSPVTSSQNKNENSDA from the coding sequence ATGTACAAGTCCTTCTACGGCTTGACCAGCAAGCCATTTCAGCTGAATCCTGACCCGGCCTTTTATTTCGGGAGCAAGCAACACCTTCGTGCACAAGCTTACCTTGAGTACGGTATGCACCAGAACGAGGGATTCATCGTTATTACCGGCGAAGTTGGTGCGGGAAAAACGACCATTGTGCGCGGACTGCTGGATAGCCTCGACCCGGAAAAAGTGGTCGCTGCACAACTGGTCAGCACCCAGCTTGATGCCGACGACACGTTGCGCCTGGTTGGAGCAGCATTCGGCCTGCGGACCAAGGATGTCGCCAAATCCGATGTTCTGATGTCGTTGGAGGCCTTCCTGATCAGCATGACGGCAAAAGGCAAGCGCTGCCTGCTGGTCGTGGACGAGGCCCAGAACCTGACAGCGCGGGCAGTGGAAGAGTTGCGCATGCTCTCCAATTTCCAGTATGGCAATACTGCCCTGCTGCAAAGTTTCCTGATTGGGCAGCCCGAATTTCGCCAGATCTTGCAAAGTCCGCACATGATGCAGTTCCGGCAGAGGGTGATCGCTGCCTGCCATATCGGCCCGCTGGATGTCAGCGAAACCCAGGCCTATATCGAGCACCGCCTGCACCATGCCGGCGCAACGGATTCACCGAGTTTTACCAGCGCTGCCTATGAAGCCATTTTCAAGGCCAGCAGCGGCATCCCTCGGCGCATTAACTCAGTGTGCGATCGACTGTTATTGTTTGGCTTTCTCAATCAGCAGAAGAACTTCGATATGGCTGATGTCGAAGAGGTCGCCCGCGAAATTTTTGAGGAGACGATAGGCGGCTCGACGCAGGTTCAGATGCAATACGCCCTGAATGATGGCAGCGGGGTTTCAGCTCTATCTAACCCTTTGGCACCAGGAAGTCCTGGTGAGCATTCACGCCCGCCTCAAGAACTGCTAGCCGCACTGAACGCTGAGCATGTTGCCGAGCGCCTCGCCAGGCTCGAGTCAAGCCTGATTCAACTCGAGCGAATCAACGGTGCCACGTTGCAACTACTGCAGCAGGTCTTTGCCCAGCATAGCCCTGTAACCAGCTCTCAGAACAAGAATGAAAACTCAGATGCCTAA